The following coding sequences lie in one Glycine soja cultivar W05 chromosome 16, ASM419377v2, whole genome shotgun sequence genomic window:
- the LOC114388912 gene encoding receptor-like protein EIX2: MNSSSIYILVFVQLWLLSLPCRESVCIPSERETLLKFKNNLIDPSNRLWSWNHNNTNCCHWYGVLCHNVTSHLLQLHLHTSDSAFEYEYYHGFYRRFDLEAYRRWIFGGEISPCLADLKHLNYLDLSGNTYLGEGMSIPSFLGTMTSLTHLNLSLTGFYGKIPPQIGNLSNLVYLDLSSVVANGTVPSQIGNLSKLRYLDLAYVDFEGMAIPSFLCAMTSLTHLDLSYAGFMGKIPSQIGNLSNLVYLHLGSWFKEPLLAENVEWVSSMWKLEYLDLSNANLSKAFHWLHTLQSLPSLTHLYLSDCTLPHYNEPSLLNFSSLQTLHLYRTSYSPAISFVPKWIFKLKKLVSLQLSDNYEIQGPIPCGIRNLTHLQNLDLSFNSFSSSITNCLYGLHRLKFLNLGDNNLHGTISDALGNLTSLVELDLSGNQLEGTIPTSLGNLCNLRVIDLSYLKLNQQVNELLEILAPCISHGLTTLAVQSSRLSGNLTDHIGAFKNIELLDFFNNSIGGALPRSFGKLSSLRYLDLSMNKFSGNPFASLRSLSKLLSLHIDGNLFHGVVKEDDLANLTSLTEIHASGNNFTLKVGPNWIPNFQLTYLEVTSWQLGPSFPLWIQSQNQLQYVGLSNTGIFDSIPTQMWEALSQVSYLNLSRNHIHGEIGTTLKNPISIPTIDLSSNHLCGKLPYLSSDVLQLDLSSNSFSESMNDFLCNDQDKQMLLQFLNLASNNLSGEIPDCWMNWTSLVDVNLQSNHFVGNLPQSMGSLAELQSLQIHNNTLSGIFPTSLKKNNQLISLDLGENNLSGTIPTWVGENLLNVKILRLRSNRFGGHIPNEICQMSHLQVLDLAQNNLSGNIPSCFSNLSAMTLKNQSTDPRIYSQGHYGTSYSSMESLVIVLLWLKGREDEYRNILGLVTSIDLSSNKLLGEIPREITSLNGLNFLNLSHNQVIGHIPQGIGNMGSLQSIDFSRNQLSGEIPPTIANLSFLSMLDLSYNHLKGNIPTGTQLQTFDASSFIGNNLCGPPLPINCSSNGKTHSYEGSHGHGVNWFFVSMTIGFIVGFWIVIAPLLICRSWRYAYFHFLDHVWFKLQSFRLGSITV, translated from the coding sequence ATGAATTCCTCCTCCATTTATATTCTTGTCTTTGTCCAGCTTTGGTTGTTGAGCTTACCATGCAGAGAGAGTGTGTGTATCCCAAGTGAGCGTGAGACACTTTTGAAGTTTAAGAATAATCTCATAGATCCTTCCAATAGGCTTTGGTCTTGGAATCATAATAATACCAACTGTTGCCACTGGTATGGAGTCCTCTGCCACAACGTCACTTCCCATCTTCTTCAGCTTCACCTCCACACCTCAGATTCTGCTTTCGAGTATGAATACTATCATGGATTCTACCGTAGATTCGATTTGGAAGCTTATCGGAGATGGATCTTTGGTGGAGAGATAAGTCCTTGTTTGGCTGATTTAAAGCATTTAAATTACTTGGACTTGAGCGGCAATACATATCTTGGAGAAGGTATGTCAATTCCTTCTTTCCTTGGGACAATGACTTCCTTGACTCACCTCAACCTCTCTCTTACTGGATTCTATGGGAAGATTCCTCCTCAGATTGGGAATCTCTCAAATTTGGTGTATCTTGACCTGAGTTCTGTTGTTGCCAACGGAACAGTACCCTCTCAGATCGGGAATCTCTCTAAGCTTCGATATCTTGACTTGGCCTACGTGGATTTTGAAGGTATGGcaattccttctttcctttgtgCAATGACCTCCTTGACTCACCTCGACCTCTCTTATGCTGGATTCATGGGGAAGATTCCATCTCAGATTGGGAATCTCTCCAATTTGGTCTACCTTCACCTCGGAAGCTGGTTCAAGGAGCCTCTGTTAGCTGAAAATGTAGAATGGGTATCAAGTATGTGGAAGCTTGAATATCTTGATTTGAGTAATGCAAACCTATCCAAAGCATTTCATTGGCTACACACTCTCCAATCTCTTCCTTCTTTGACCCACCTATATTTGTCAGACTGCACACTCCCTCACTATAATGAACCATCCTTGCTCAACTTCTCATCTCTGCAAACTCTCCATCTTTACCGTACTAGTTATTCCCCTGCCATTTCTTTTGTCCCCAAGTGGATATTCAAATTGAAGAAACTTGTTTCTCTTCAATTATCAGATAATTATGAAATCCAAGGTCCGATTCCTTGTGGTATTCGAAACCTCACACATCTTCAAAATCTTGACttgtctttcaattcattttcatCTTCTATAACTAATTGCTTATACGGTCTTCATCGTCTCAAGTTCCTCAATCTAGGGGACAACAACTTGCATGGGACTATTTCTGATGCCCTGGGAAATTTGacttctcttgttgaacttgatTTATCAGGTAATCAACTTGAAGGAACCATTCCAACTTCTTTGGGTAATCTCTGCAACTTAAGGGTGATAGATTTATCATATCTCAAACTCAACCAACAGGTTAATGAACTTTTAGAAATTCTTGCTCCTTGTATTTCCCATGGACTCACAACACTTGCAGTTCAGAGTTCACGACTTTCAGGCAATCTGACAGATCATATTGGggcatttaaaaatattgagctGCTAGATTTTTTCAACAACTCAATTGGTGGTGCTCTTCCTAGATCATTTGGAAAACTTTCATCATTAAGATATCTCGATCTCTCTATGAATAAATTCAGTGGAAATCCATTTGCAAGTCTTCGATCACTCTCTAAATTGTTATCTCTTCATATTGACGGCAATCTTTTTCACGGAGTTGTCAAGGAAGATGATCTTGCAAATCTTACAAGCTTGACGGAGATTCATGCATCAGGAAACAATTTCACTTTAAAAGTGGGTCCCAATTGGATTCCTAATTTTCAACTTACCTATTTGGAAGTGACATCATGGCAGTTAGGTCCCAGCTTTCCATTGTGGATTCAGTCACAAAACCAACTTCAATATGTTGGACTATCTAACACGGGGATTTTCGATTCTATTCCCACACAGATGTGGGAAGCACTTTCTCAGGTTTCGTATTTAAACCTGTCTCGTAATCATATCCATGGTGAGATTGGGACTACATTAAAGAATCCAATATCTATCCCAACTATTGATCTAAGCTCAAATCACTTGTGTGGTAAATTACCCTATCTTTCAAGTGATGTGCTTCAGTTAGATCTTTCAAGCAATTCATTCTCTGAATCCATGAATGACTTTTTATGTAACGATCAGGACAAGCAAATGCTATTACAATTTCTGAATCTTGCATCAAATAATTTGTCAGGAGAGATACCTGATTGCTGGATGAATTGGACATCTCTTGTGGATGTAAATTTACAAAGCAACCATTTTGTTGGGAACTTACCCCAATCCATGGGTTCCTTGGCAGAGCTGCAGTCTTTACAAATTCATAACAACACACTCTCAGGAATATTTCCAACCAGTTTGAAGAAGAATAACCAATTGATATCCTTGGACCTTGGGGAAAATAATCTTTCAGGAACTATTCCAACATGGGTTGGAGAAAACCTCTTAAATGTGAAAATCCTCCGCCTTCGATCAAACAGATTTGGCGGCCACATTCCAAATGAAATATGTCAGATGAGTCATCTTCAGGTTTTAGACCTTGCACAAAACAATCTGTCTGGCAATATACCGAGCTGTTTCAGTAACTTGAGTGCCATGACACTAAAGAACCAAAGTACAGATCCTCGTATCTATTCTCAAGGACATTATGGTACGTCTTACTCTTCGATGGAAAGTTTAGTTATTGTGCTACTATGGCTGAAAGGAAGAGAAGATGAGTACCGAAACATTCTGGGTTTGGTAACAAGCATTGATCTGTCAAGTAACAAATTATTAGGAGAAATACCTCGAGAAATCACAAGTCTAAATGGATTGAACTTTTTGAACTTATCCCACAACCAAGTGATTGGTCATATTCCACAAGGCATTGGTAATATGGGATCATTACAGTCCATTGATTTTTCGAGGAATCAACTTTCTGGTGAAATCCCTCCAACCATTGCAAATTTGAGCTTTCTGAGCATGCTAGACTTGTCTTACAATCATTTGAAGGGAAATATTCCAACAGGAACTCAATTGCAAACTTTTGATGCCTCCAGCTTCATCGGCAACAATCTATGTGGTCCACCACTGCCCATAAACTGCAGCTCCAATGGGAAAACCCATAGTTATGAAGGAAGTCATGGGCATGGAGTGAATTGGTTTTTTGTCAGTATGACAATTGGATTTATTGTGGGATTCTGGATAGTGATTGCTCCTTTGCTGATTTGTAGATCATGGCGGTATGCCTATTTTCATTTCCTTGATCATGTGTGGTTCAAACTTCAATCTTTTCGCTTAGGTAGTATCACTGTTTAG
- the LOC114388918 gene encoding protein YLS3-like: MDSNACLPHLLVLAITLVLVSHAMGDSAKDKQKCAESLTGVATCLPYLGADAKAPTADCCSGLTQAMKTNKKCVCLILKDRDDPDLGLKINMTIAVGLPSLCKTPDNLSQCSVEGSSQKGQMKRPQLRIVNLISGRDS, encoded by the exons ATGGATTCAAATGCTTGTCTACCACACTTGCTAGTGTTAGCAATAACATTGGTATTGGTTAGTCATGCAatgggagattcagctaaagACAAACAGAAATGTGCAGAATCCCTGACAGGTGTTGCAACGTGTCTGCCATATTTGGGTGCTGACGCGAAAGCACCCACAGCAGATTGTTGCAGTGGTCTCACACAAGCCATGAAGACCAACAAGAAGTGTGTCTGCCTTATTCTCAAAGACAGGGATGATCCTGACCTTGGCTTAAAGATTAACATGACAATTGCTGTTGGTCTCCCTTCTCTTTGCAAAACACCTGATAATCTCTCACAGTGTTCTG TTGAAGGAAGTTCCCAGAAGGGACAGATGAAACGGCCTCAGCTAAGAATAGTGAATCTCATATCGGGAAGAGATTCTTAG